One uncultured Fibrobacter sp. genomic region harbors:
- the rnc gene encoding ribonuclease III produces MENQNLLHKVLKLWFRQKSDGGLEAKLGYRFKDPELLAHALVHRSFLTGTDMPYVSNNERLEFLGDSVLNMLTTEYLYKTYPDDPEGELSKRKSAIVSGHACAQSSKEWSLSEYVKVGKAEEKLGGRGKESILADAYEAVLGAVYLDGGLEEVRVILNKFHFPRVQEIISAEDFINHKSELLEYLQGKLRTVPEYVVVDESGPEHQKVFTVEVHVDGRVYGRGQGGNKKKAEQEASRVSLEMLLAEAAKAESEKGPEESKPKKQKQRHVGLP; encoded by the coding sequence ATGGAAAATCAAAATCTACTCCACAAAGTGCTGAAACTCTGGTTTCGCCAGAAGTCCGATGGCGGGCTTGAGGCGAAGCTCGGGTACCGGTTCAAGGATCCTGAACTTTTGGCGCACGCCCTGGTGCACCGCTCCTTTTTGACGGGCACGGACATGCCTTACGTGAGCAACAACGAACGTCTGGAATTCCTGGGCGATTCCGTGCTGAACATGCTCACCACCGAATACCTTTACAAGACTTACCCCGACGACCCGGAAGGTGAACTTTCCAAGCGCAAGAGCGCGATTGTTTCGGGACATGCCTGCGCGCAGTCTTCCAAGGAATGGAGCCTGAGCGAATACGTGAAGGTGGGCAAGGCCGAAGAAAAGCTCGGCGGCCGCGGCAAAGAAAGTATTCTGGCCGACGCTTACGAAGCGGTTCTTGGCGCCGTCTATCTGGATGGTGGCCTCGAAGAAGTCCGCGTGATTCTGAACAAGTTCCACTTTCCGCGTGTGCAAGAGATTATCTCTGCCGAAGACTTTATCAACCACAAGAGTGAATTGCTGGAATATCTGCAGGGCAAGCTCCGCACGGTGCCGGAATATGTGGTGGTCGATGAATCGGGCCCGGAACACCAGAAGGTGTTCACGGTCGAAGTCCATGTGGACGGCCGCGTGTACGGTCGCGGACAGGGTGGCAACAAGAAGAAGGCCGAACAGGAGGCCTCTCGCGTGTCGCTCGAAATGCTTTTAGCTGAGGCTGCCAAAGCCGAATCGGAAAAAGGCCCCGAAGAATCGAAGCCTAAAAAGCAGAAGCAGCGCCACGTCGGCCTGCCGTAA